A single region of the Streptomyces sp. NBC_00236 genome encodes:
- the tmk gene encoding dTMP kinase — MTRAEQPTVVSPTSDTLAADSRERAVRALLRVPPLKRLWSAQLVGSTGDALALLVLVLLSLQAAVLEGSFGSGYRGAAFAVAAVFGARIISTLLFGAVLLGPLTTLTAPGGPLDRRWLMIGADGLRLALLVVAPLWIDWTPDKALMMILITVFVTGAGERLWTIAKDGAAPALLPAPPIEGAAVRPLPDHLDSLRRLSLRTDFAAVPAAAAVLLVATLIGNLLGSGLEWFSFHQAALGSYVAAGLFSASISTVYFLELPGTPTPRPRSPLEGLRRPSAGSGPDKGRTGAVPLIVATCAAVAGAIAAAAAVAVLDAADLGGGPATFALLILALTGGTGVGIRTAQKVLPTLSRRRLLSLATAVTGVALLAMGLVPDTATVLMLAVLAGYAAGVAANTGHVLVDQETEEFRRARTTEHLQAVVRVLIALGAVGGPLVAAAIGTHRLTAGDFVFAHGGAAFTLMLIGALLLPVAAIVLAKTDDRSGVPLRRDLREALRGGDPAVAPAGTGFFLALEGGDGAGKSTQVEALAEWIRAKGHEVVVTREPGATPVGKRLRSILLDVSSAGLSNRAEALLYAADRAEHVDSVVRPALERGAIVISDRYIDSSVAYQGAGRDLAPTEIARISRWATSGLVPHLTVLLDVDPQTARERFTEAPDRLESEPPEFHARVRSGFLTLAAADPTRYLVVDAGQEPEAITTVVRHRLDQLLPLSEAEIKAREEARKAAEEEARRLAEEEAARKAEEERLERERQEQLAKLRAEEEERKRREEEEARRREAERQAEEARQRAEEARRIAEEERARVEAEDAAREAEQARLRRQAEEEARLRQEAEARRLEKQRKAEEALLRAEAARRQAEAEAAAAAESARARAAAAQAEADAEAAEAAQASRAAERPGSSGSSEPSVSDSELTVPTPIVNPNEITQPVPSPVDPKSGSGRSRSASPSAPWPSDEAETAMIPKISDAPGHPGAADETAVLPPVRDAGGHDSARDADPADRVPRGIFRDERPAASVPEGENERTRELPQITDPQANPPADRDRQGPSGRSGRPRPDWAEETPLDDLPTLADELLGDHDDEDPGPRGRGRRPRR; from the coding sequence ATGACGCGAGCCGAGCAGCCAACGGTCGTGAGCCCCACCTCCGACACACTTGCCGCAGACTCACGCGAGCGCGCCGTACGAGCCCTGTTGCGTGTTCCCCCGCTGAAGCGGTTGTGGAGCGCCCAGCTCGTCGGCAGTACCGGCGATGCACTCGCCCTTCTCGTGCTGGTGTTGCTGTCGCTGCAAGCGGCGGTCCTTGAGGGCTCATTCGGATCCGGATACCGCGGGGCGGCCTTCGCCGTCGCCGCCGTCTTCGGGGCCCGGATTATTTCCACCCTGCTCTTCGGAGCCGTACTCCTGGGGCCGTTGACGACCCTGACGGCGCCGGGAGGGCCGCTCGACCGGCGGTGGCTGATGATCGGCGCCGACGGGCTGCGGCTCGCGCTGCTGGTCGTCGCGCCCCTGTGGATCGACTGGACGCCCGACAAGGCGCTCATGATGATCCTCATCACCGTCTTCGTCACCGGCGCCGGTGAGCGCCTGTGGACGATCGCGAAGGACGGGGCGGCGCCCGCGCTGCTGCCCGCACCGCCGATCGAGGGCGCCGCGGTGCGTCCGTTGCCGGACCACCTCGACTCACTGCGCCGGCTCTCCCTGCGTACGGACTTCGCCGCCGTTCCCGCCGCCGCGGCCGTTCTGCTGGTCGCCACGCTGATCGGCAATCTGCTGGGCTCGGGCCTGGAGTGGTTCTCCTTCCACCAGGCGGCCCTCGGCTCGTACGTCGCGGCCGGGCTGTTCTCCGCCTCGATCTCGACCGTGTACTTCCTGGAACTGCCCGGCACACCGACGCCCCGCCCGCGCTCGCCCCTGGAGGGGTTGCGCCGGCCGTCCGCCGGCAGCGGACCGGACAAGGGCCGTACGGGCGCCGTCCCGCTGATCGTCGCGACCTGCGCCGCGGTCGCCGGAGCGATCGCGGCCGCGGCCGCCGTCGCCGTGCTGGACGCCGCCGACCTCGGTGGTGGCCCCGCCACTTTCGCCCTGCTGATCCTCGCCCTGACGGGTGGTACGGGTGTCGGCATCCGTACCGCGCAGAAGGTGCTGCCCACCCTGTCGCGGCGGCGGCTGCTCTCCCTGGCCACCGCCGTCACCGGAGTCGCCCTCCTGGCGATGGGTCTGGTCCCGGACACGGCGACCGTCCTCATGCTCGCCGTGCTCGCCGGATACGCGGCGGGCGTCGCCGCGAACACCGGCCATGTGCTCGTCGACCAGGAGACCGAGGAGTTCCGCCGGGCCAGGACCACCGAGCACCTCCAGGCCGTCGTCCGGGTCCTGATCGCGCTCGGCGCGGTCGGCGGCCCGCTGGTGGCCGCCGCCATCGGCACCCACCGGCTGACCGCGGGCGACTTCGTCTTCGCGCACGGCGGTGCCGCCTTCACCCTGATGCTGATCGGCGCCCTGCTGCTGCCGGTCGCCGCGATCGTCCTCGCGAAGACGGACGACCGTTCCGGAGTGCCGCTGCGCCGCGATCTGCGCGAGGCGCTGCGTGGGGGCGACCCGGCGGTCGCGCCCGCCGGGACCGGCTTCTTCCTCGCTCTGGAGGGCGGTGACGGAGCGGGCAAGTCCACCCAGGTCGAGGCGCTCGCCGAGTGGATCCGTGCCAAGGGCCACGAGGTCGTCGTCACCCGCGAACCGGGTGCGACCCCCGTCGGCAAGCGGCTGCGCTCGATCCTGCTCGACGTGTCGTCGGCCGGGCTCTCCAACCGGGCCGAGGCACTGCTGTACGCCGCCGACCGCGCCGAGCACGTCGACTCGGTCGTGCGCCCGGCGCTGGAGCGGGGCGCGATCGTCATCTCCGACCGCTACATCGACTCGTCCGTCGCCTACCAGGGCGCGGGCCGTGATCTCGCGCCGACCGAGATCGCCCGGATCTCGCGCTGGGCGACGAGCGGACTCGTACCGCATCTGACGGTGCTGCTGGACGTCGACCCGCAGACCGCGAGGGAACGGTTCACCGAGGCGCCCGACCGGCTGGAGTCCGAGCCGCCCGAGTTCCACGCCCGGGTGCGTTCCGGATTCCTGACGCTGGCCGCCGCCGACCCGACGCGTTACCTGGTGGTGGACGCCGGCCAGGAACCGGAGGCGATCACCACGGTCGTGCGTCACCGGCTCGACCAGCTCCTTCCGCTCTCCGAAGCCGAGATCAAGGCCCGGGAAGAGGCGCGCAAGGCCGCCGAGGAAGAGGCCCGGCGCCTCGCCGAGGAGGAAGCCGCGCGCAAGGCGGAGGAGGAGCGTCTGGAGCGCGAGCGCCAGGAGCAGCTCGCCAAGCTCCGCGCCGAGGAGGAGGAGCGCAAGCGCCGCGAGGAGGAGGAAGCCCGCAGGCGCGAGGCCGAACGCCAGGCGGAAGAGGCCAGGCAGCGCGCCGAGGAGGCCCGCCGCATCGCCGAGGAGGAGCGCGCCCGGGTCGAAGCCGAGGACGCGGCCCGCGAGGCCGAGCAGGCCCGGTTGCGCCGCCAGGCCGAGGAGGAGGCGCGGCTGCGCCAGGAAGCCGAGGCCCGGCGTCTGGAGAAGCAGCGCAAGGCGGAGGAGGCCCTGCTCCGGGCCGAGGCGGCTCGACGGCAGGCAGAGGCAGAGGCCGCTGCCGCCGCGGAGAGCGCCCGGGCCCGGGCGGCGGCCGCGCAGGCGGAAGCCGACGCGGAGGCCGCCGAGGCCGCCCAGGCCTCGCGTGCCGCCGAGAGGCCCGGGTCGTCCGGGTCGTCCGAGCCATCCGTGTCGGACAGCGAGCTGACGGTGCCGACCCCGATCGTCAACCCGAACGAGATCACGCAGCCGGTGCCCTCCCCGGTGGATCCGAAGTCCGGCTCCGGGCGGTCCCGCAGCGCGTCGCCGTCCGCGCCCTGGCCTTCCGACGAGGCCGAGACCGCGATGATCCCGAAGATCTCCGACGCGCCCGGGCATCCCGGTGCGGCGGACGAGACGGCGGTGCTGCCGCCGGTACGGGACGCGGGAGGGCATGACTCCGCACGCGACGCCGACCCCGCGGACCGGGTACCTCGTGGCATCTTCCGGGACGAGCGCCCGGCGGCCTCCGTACCCGAGGGCGAGAACGAGCGCACCCGCGAGCTGCCGCAGATCACCGACCCGCAGGCGAACCCGCCCGCGGACCGGGACCGGCAGGGGCCGTCCGGCCGGTCGGGGCGTCCGCGTCCGGACTGGGCGGAGGAGACGCCGCTGGACGATCTGCCCACGCTGGCGGACGAACTGCTCGGCGACCACGACGACGAGGACCCGGGGCCCAGGGGCCGGGGACGCCGCCCGCGTCGCTGA
- a CDS encoding DNA polymerase III subunit delta', with the protein MSVWDDLVGQDRVQEQLGAAARDADVLVTAISAGEPVPPGSKMTHAWLFTGPPGSGRSTAARAFAAALQCTSPDRALGGAPGCGFCDGCHTSLIGTHADVDVIRTDLLSIGVKETRELVRRAQLSPAVGRWQVIVMEDADRLTEGAGNVLLKAVEEPAPRTVWLLCAPSLEDVLPTIRSRCRHLTLSTPSVDAVADVLIRRDGIDPERAMSAARATQGHIGRARRLATDERARARRAAVLKLPLRVDDIGGCLKAAQELIDTATDDAKQAAEDVDVKETEDMKAALGASAGGRMPRGTAGVMKELEDRQKRRKTRTQRDSLDLALTELTGFYRDVLALQLGSRIAIANADAQDSLDRIARSSTPERTLRRIEAVTACRRALDRNVAPLLAVEAMTMALRAG; encoded by the coding sequence ATGTCCGTATGGGACGACCTGGTCGGCCAGGACCGCGTGCAGGAGCAGCTCGGTGCCGCCGCCCGGGACGCCGACGTGCTGGTCACCGCCATTTCCGCGGGAGAGCCGGTGCCGCCCGGCTCGAAGATGACCCATGCCTGGCTGTTCACCGGCCCCCCGGGCTCCGGCCGGTCCACCGCCGCCCGGGCCTTTGCCGCCGCCCTGCAGTGCACCAGCCCGGACCGTGCCCTGGGCGGGGCGCCGGGGTGCGGCTTCTGCGACGGCTGTCACACGAGCCTCATCGGTACGCACGCCGATGTGGACGTGATCCGCACCGATCTGCTCTCCATCGGTGTGAAGGAGACCCGCGAGCTGGTCCGCCGTGCCCAGCTCTCGCCGGCCGTCGGGCGCTGGCAGGTCATCGTCATGGAGGACGCCGACCGCCTCACCGAGGGCGCGGGCAATGTGCTGCTCAAGGCGGTCGAGGAGCCCGCGCCGCGCACGGTGTGGCTGCTCTGCGCGCCCTCGCTGGAGGACGTGCTGCCCACGATCCGGTCGCGTTGCCGCCACCTCACGCTGAGCACGCCGTCGGTCGACGCCGTCGCCGATGTCCTGATCCGGCGCGACGGCATCGATCCGGAGCGGGCCATGTCCGCCGCCCGCGCCACCCAGGGGCACATCGGCCGGGCCCGCCGTCTCGCCACCGACGAGCGGGCGCGTGCCCGCAGGGCCGCCGTCCTGAAACTTCCGCTGCGGGTCGATGACATCGGCGGCTGCCTCAAGGCCGCCCAGGAACTGATCGACACCGCCACCGACGATGCCAAGCAGGCGGCCGAGGATGTCGACGTCAAGGAGACGGAAGACATGAAGGCCGCGCTCGGCGCCTCGGCCGGGGGCCGGATGCCTCGGGGCACCGCAGGGGTGATGAAGGAGCTGGAGGACCGGCAGAAGCGGCGCAAGACCCGTACCCAGCGCGACAGCCTCGACCTGGCGCTCACCGAACTGACCGGGTTCTACCGCGATGTGCTCGCCCTGCAACTGGGTTCCCGGATCGCCATCGCCAACGCGGACGCCCAGGACTCCCTCGACCGCATCGCCCGCTCCTCCACGCCGGAGCGCACCCTGCGCCGGATCGAGGCGGTGACCGCCTGCCGCCGGGCCCTGGACCGCAATGTGGCCCCGCTGCTCGCGGTGGAGGCGATGACGATGGCGTTGCGGGCCGGCTGA